A region from the Phycisphaerae bacterium genome encodes:
- the scpB gene encoding SMC-Scp complex subunit ScpB, which yields MSADREPTPDQQPVEDGLPADVAASEAIADALPADSDPVWPESGLTEIAPDLQAEPAEQGGRLMTIAGGRLVGDSEEPATDPTAGRLAEALAALSQETAETADADESKEAGPSDDADAAPRAGEQELTTERVIEAILFATDTPLTLARIVSILGVGSARDVRKHINALNKRYDQQGSAFRIEMIAGGYQMLTRAEYNTWLRRLRQNKQDSRLSQAAMETLAVIAYKQPVVRAEIEAIRGVQSGEMLNRLRELGLVKIVGRAEDVGRPMLYGTTKRFLEVFGLSSLEDLPEVEELKTDEE from the coding sequence ATGAGTGCAGACCGTGAACCGACTCCAGACCAGCAGCCCGTTGAAGACGGCCTCCCCGCCGATGTCGCGGCCTCCGAGGCGATCGCCGATGCTTTGCCGGCCGATTCCGATCCCGTCTGGCCCGAGTCGGGGCTCACCGAGATAGCCCCTGATCTGCAAGCCGAGCCGGCTGAGCAGGGCGGAAGGCTGATGACAATCGCCGGTGGCCGGCTGGTCGGTGACTCCGAGGAGCCTGCCACGGACCCGACGGCCGGCCGACTGGCCGAGGCCTTGGCCGCGTTGTCACAGGAGACGGCCGAGACTGCCGATGCCGACGAGTCCAAAGAGGCGGGGCCGTCAGATGACGCCGACGCCGCACCCCGGGCAGGCGAACAGGAACTGACCACCGAACGCGTGATCGAGGCAATTCTGTTTGCCACCGACACGCCTCTGACGCTGGCCAGGATCGTGTCTATTCTGGGCGTCGGCTCGGCCCGCGATGTCCGAAAGCACATCAATGCTCTCAACAAGCGCTACGATCAGCAGGGCTCGGCCTTCCGCATCGAAATGATCGCCGGCGGATACCAGATGCTCACACGTGCCGAGTACAACACCTGGCTTCGGCGGCTGCGCCAGAACAAGCAGGATTCGCGGCTCTCCCAGGCGGCCATGGAAACGTTGGCGGTCATCGCCTACAAACAGCCCGTGGTCCGGGCCGAAATCGAAGCCATCCGCGGCGTGCAGTCGGGCGAAATGCTCAACCGCCTGCGCGAACTGGGCCTGGTCAAGATCGTCGGCCGGGCCGAGGACGTCGGCCGTCCCATGCTCTACGGAACCACCAAGCGATTTCTCGAAGTCTTCGGCCTCTCCAGCCTCGAAGACCTTCCCGAGGTCGAAGAACTCAAAACCGACGAAGAGTGA
- a CDS encoding alpha/beta hydrolase, which yields MMRSLWVFAVLVGVAWAVALWFNRRGVCRFDGSGDPNRGIVVFVEPVRWLFIVWCFNALCRALRRAGRTDAVYLYRWSRAAGSVLVLPDLMRRHRLDAKAVRLAQFIEQLRREHPASPIHLVGYSTGVYIAFESLRQMSPATTIGQVVALHGTVSPDYDMTEVTRRAKGVLTVHGRPDWLINGLGPLLFGTNDRVHTAACGMVGLRSAPAKVEQRGWQISDARAGYLGDHFTVMSRGWLRVNIISRLT from the coding sequence ATGATGAGAAGCCTTTGGGTTTTCGCAGTCTTGGTCGGTGTGGCGTGGGCGGTTGCCCTGTGGTTCAATCGTCGCGGTGTGTGTCGCTTTGACGGAAGCGGCGATCCCAACCGTGGCATCGTGGTGTTCGTTGAGCCGGTCCGCTGGCTGTTCATTGTCTGGTGCTTCAACGCACTGTGCCGGGCGCTTCGGCGTGCGGGGCGAACAGATGCCGTGTACTTGTATCGCTGGAGTCGCGCGGCCGGAAGTGTACTGGTTCTTCCCGATCTGATGCGACGGCATCGACTCGATGCAAAGGCCGTTCGACTGGCGCAATTCATCGAACAACTGCGCCGTGAGCATCCGGCATCACCGATCCATCTTGTTGGATATTCCACAGGTGTCTACATCGCGTTCGAATCGCTCAGACAGATGTCGCCGGCCACGACAATTGGACAAGTCGTCGCGCTACACGGCACCGTGTCACCGGACTACGACATGACCGAGGTGACCCGGCGGGCAAAAGGTGTGCTGACCGTACACGGACGACCAGATTGGCTCATCAACGGCCTTGGACCGCTCCTGTTCGGGACCAACGATCGCGTGCACACGGCCGCCTGCGGCATGGTCGGCCTGCGAAGCGCGCCGGCCAAGGTCGAGCAGCGTGGCTGGCAAATCAGCGACGCCCGAGCAGGCTACCTGGGCGACCATTTCACGGTCATGTCCAGGGGCTGGCTTCGGGTGAACATCATTTCGCGACTCACATGA
- a CDS encoding cyclodeaminase/cyclohydrolase family protein yields the protein MSADKDYLSLPLRTFVADLAAKRPTPGGGSVAAMAGLLAAAQARMVVEYTVGKPKFAAYEKKLREALGELERAEAAFAELMSEDMAAYERLAASCKAGDPAEQQQAVATATAVPMEITAMAGAVLALLDGLKECVNPYLLGDLKVAAIMSLAAAQSAAVNVEVNLRDLADGSEVERVNKEMTRILEKAYDHRNSVLNQRAS from the coding sequence ATGAGCGCTGACAAGGACTATCTATCGCTGCCGTTGCGGACGTTCGTGGCGGACCTGGCCGCGAAGAGGCCGACGCCGGGCGGGGGGAGTGTTGCGGCGATGGCAGGCCTGCTTGCGGCCGCACAGGCACGAATGGTGGTCGAGTATACCGTTGGCAAACCCAAGTTCGCCGCCTATGAGAAGAAGCTTCGGGAGGCGCTGGGGGAACTGGAGCGGGCCGAGGCGGCATTCGCGGAACTGATGAGCGAGGACATGGCCGCATACGAACGGTTGGCGGCGTCGTGCAAAGCCGGCGACCCGGCCGAGCAGCAACAGGCAGTGGCCACGGCAACGGCCGTGCCGATGGAAATCACGGCGATGGCCGGGGCGGTGCTCGCGCTGCTGGATGGTCTCAAGGAATGCGTCAACCCCTACCTGCTCGGCGATCTGAAGGTGGCGGCGATTATGAGCCTGGCGGCGGCGCAGTCAGCGGCCGTCAATGTGGAGGTCAACCTCCGCGACCTGGCGGATGGGTCTGAGGTGGAGCGAGTGAACAAGGAGATGACTCGGATCCTCGAGAAAGCCTACGATCATCGCAATTCAGTGCTGAATCAGCGGGCCTCGTAG
- a CDS encoding response regulator, translating into MEELPNVTTIPAANGMEALALVAREQPDLILLDIMMPKMSGFEVCRHLKSDPQTRDIQIMMVTALNELGDHERAAECGTDEFLSKPVNRVELTTRVKSLLRIRHLKQELQRTLESMGNKSQA; encoded by the coding sequence ATGGAAGAACTGCCCAACGTGACCACCATTCCCGCGGCCAACGGGATGGAAGCCCTGGCCCTTGTTGCCCGCGAGCAGCCGGACCTGATCCTTCTGGACATCATGATGCCGAAGATGTCCGGGTTCGAGGTCTGTCGGCACCTCAAGAGCGACCCGCAGACTCGGGATATCCAGATCATGATGGTCACGGCCCTGAACGAGCTTGGTGATCATGAGCGTGCGGCCGAGTGCGGCACGGACGAGTTTCTGAGCAAGCCGGTGAACCGCGTGGAGCTGACGACACGGGTCAAGAGCCTGCTGCGGATCCGTCACCTCAAGCAGGAGCTGCAGCGGACACTGGAATCGATGGGCAATAAGAGTCAGGCGTGA
- a CDS encoding DUF4091 domain-containing protein — translation MLSKSVSLAAAVLVVFSQSTIGQQPLRLEIWAVDPLVKVFRDATPAAGTEALAEVACGEHATFQIVVRSEQPVTALRASVAPLALETPMGVYRQADKPRFVGYVPVDRPMQTPSKDQLRKPPADYPDPLLEVDSIDLPAGQAQPIWITVPVPVHSAVGTYRGSLNVTGQIENAFVRAQIPLVLKVHRAIIWKSRLWTTNWFGMHWRHMQISPKDDSPEYWELLARYARNMAEHRQNVALISPLALAEFKADEGNKLQIDFSKFDRWVKIFMDEGVIGMIEGGHLGGRAGGWESQFVVQIRQVKDGKVVPSSVDPGSPEADAFYARFLPALVNHLKEKGWSNIYVQHLADEPIKENIATYRAIAALVRKYAPGIKIIEACHTKDLVGAIDIWVPQLNFLHQDYQHYQDRRKAGDEVWFYTCVFPQGEYANRFIELPLIKTRLLHWINYRYGITGYLHWGYNWWTEEDPFKKVTREHGGPPFLPAGDAWIVYPGKNGPLDSIRFEAMRDGIADYELLCKLGEKDPEAAKTLVARHVLDFDKYETDVAAFRAARRELLEKLSK, via the coding sequence ATGCTCAGCAAATCCGTTTCTCTGGCGGCGGCAGTCCTTGTGGTTTTTTCGCAATCCACCATAGGTCAACAGCCGCTCCGCCTTGAAATCTGGGCGGTCGACCCGCTGGTCAAGGTGTTCCGCGACGCGACGCCGGCCGCCGGCACCGAGGCGTTGGCGGAGGTCGCCTGCGGCGAGCATGCCACCTTCCAGATCGTCGTCCGCAGCGAGCAGCCCGTGACCGCCCTGCGGGCATCGGTGGCCCCTTTGGCCCTGGAAACGCCGATGGGTGTCTACCGCCAGGCCGACAAGCCGCGGTTTGTCGGATACGTACCGGTTGACCGGCCCATGCAGACGCCTTCCAAAGACCAGCTCCGCAAGCCCCCGGCCGATTATCCGGATCCGCTGCTCGAGGTGGATTCGATCGATCTTCCCGCCGGCCAGGCCCAGCCGATCTGGATCACGGTGCCGGTACCCGTGCACTCGGCGGTCGGCACCTATCGAGGTTCCCTGAACGTGACCGGTCAAATCGAAAACGCCTTTGTTCGCGCACAGATTCCTCTCGTGCTCAAGGTTCACCGGGCGATCATCTGGAAGTCGCGCCTGTGGACCACCAACTGGTTCGGCATGCATTGGAGACACATGCAGATCAGCCCGAAGGATGACTCGCCTGAGTACTGGGAGCTTCTGGCGCGTTATGCCCGGAACATGGCCGAGCATCGCCAGAACGTGGCCTTGATTTCGCCGCTGGCCCTGGCGGAGTTCAAGGCCGACGAAGGTAACAAGCTCCAGATCGATTTCTCGAAATTCGATCGCTGGGTGAAGATCTTCATGGACGAGGGTGTGATCGGGATGATCGAGGGCGGACACCTCGGCGGCCGTGCCGGCGGCTGGGAGTCGCAGTTCGTGGTTCAGATCCGGCAGGTCAAGGACGGCAAAGTCGTGCCCAGTTCGGTCGACCCCGGCAGCCCCGAGGCGGACGCGTTCTACGCCCGGTTCTTGCCCGCCCTGGTGAACCACCTGAAGGAAAAAGGCTGGTCGAACATCTATGTTCAACACCTGGCCGACGAACCGATCAAGGAAAACATCGCCACCTATCGGGCCATTGCGGCTTTGGTTCGCAAGTACGCCCCAGGGATCAAAATCATCGAGGCCTGTCACACCAAGGACCTTGTCGGGGCGATCGATATTTGGGTCCCGCAGCTCAATTTCCTCCACCAGGACTACCAGCACTACCAGGATCGCCGGAAAGCCGGTGACGAGGTCTGGTTCTATACCTGCGTTTTCCCTCAGGGCGAGTATGCCAATCGGTTCATCGAGCTGCCGCTGATCAAGACCCGCCTGCTGCACTGGATCAACTATCGCTACGGCATTACCGGATACCTGCACTGGGGCTACAACTGGTGGACCGAGGAGGATCCGTTCAAAAAAGTGACGCGCGAGCACGGCGGCCCGCCCTTCTTGCCGGCCGGCGACGCGTGGATCGTCTACCCCGGCAAGAACGGCCCCCTCGACTCGATCCGCTTCGAGGCTATGCGCGATGGCATCGCCGATTACGAACTGCTCTGCAAACTCGGCGAAAAAGACCCCGAGGCCGCCAAAACCCTCGTCGCCAGGCATGTCCTCGACTTCGATAAGTACGAAACGGACGTTGCCGCCTTCCGGGCCGCCCGGCGCGAACTGCTGGAGAAGCTGAGCAAGTAA
- a CDS encoding radical SAM protein produces MSSSAGDFVIEDFTPAYLAPEVYRELSGRVAVAIESLRCCQMCPRRCEADRLSDGIGFCRTGRHAAVCSAFAHTGEERCLVGRHGSGTIFFGRCNLRCVFCQNWDISQEESGTPCKADDLADIMLALQEKGCHNINLVTPEHVVPQVVEALAIAAEQGLELPVVYNTSGYDSMESLRLLDGLVDIYMPDFKLWSPDLCAEYLNARDYAEHTRQAIVEMHRQVGDLTFTPDGVACRGLLVRHLVMPGLPDESGRILEWLAGEVSPNTFVNIMGQYRPEHLVGRMCEDPNAAGGVRYPKINRRPTRGEIEWAYEAARKAGLWRFD; encoded by the coding sequence ATGTCGTCGTCAGCGGGAGATTTCGTGATCGAGGACTTCACGCCGGCCTACCTGGCTCCGGAGGTGTACCGGGAGCTGTCGGGGCGTGTAGCGGTCGCTATCGAGTCGCTGCGCTGCTGCCAAATGTGCCCGCGCCGGTGCGAGGCGGATCGGCTGAGCGACGGGATCGGGTTCTGCCGCACCGGCCGTCACGCGGCCGTCTGTTCCGCCTTCGCCCATACGGGCGAGGAGCGGTGCCTGGTCGGCCGTCACGGCAGCGGGACGATCTTCTTCGGCCGGTGCAACCTGCGGTGCGTTTTCTGCCAGAACTGGGACATCAGCCAGGAAGAATCGGGCACGCCCTGCAAGGCCGACGATCTGGCCGATATCATGCTCGCCTTGCAGGAGAAAGGCTGCCACAACATTAATCTGGTCACCCCGGAACACGTTGTGCCGCAGGTGGTCGAAGCCTTGGCCATCGCCGCGGAACAGGGTCTGGAACTGCCGGTGGTCTACAACACCAGTGGGTACGACTCGATGGAATCGCTCCGGCTGCTGGACGGTCTGGTGGACATCTACATGCCGGATTTCAAGCTCTGGTCACCGGATCTGTGCGCTGAGTACCTCAATGCGAGGGATTATGCCGAGCACACCCGGCAGGCCATCGTCGAGATGCACCGCCAAGTCGGTGACTTGACTTTCACGCCCGATGGCGTTGCCTGCCGCGGCCTGCTGGTCCGCCACCTGGTGATGCCGGGGCTGCCGGATGAAAGCGGTCGAATCCTGGAATGGCTGGCTGGTGAGGTTTCGCCGAACACCTTCGTGAACATCATGGGCCAGTACCGCCCGGAGCACCTGGTGGGGCGCATGTGCGAGGATCCGAACGCCGCAGGAGGTGTGCGCTATCCGAAGATCAACCGCCGGCCTACTCGCGGGGAGATCGAATGGGCCTATGAAGCCGCGCGCAAGGCGGGCCTGTGGCGATTCGATTGA
- a CDS encoding DMT family transporter, producing MQPSTLRAPNVEGNLPGFARRAARLFATPCGMLFVFLGGMLPGVTAITRKLDIPALACLAGATLCWGSVPVMLGYLADPNLVPDGYTANAVRYPISALAYLPWLVVAIRRGGLGRFWLTALIPSAVNVAGQTLWGLAPYYLPPGQFAFLFRLSALFGVLGAFWLFRDERRLARSPLFWVGAILATIGFGTMSALILTGGTAIRPAGIVIIFLCSLCYGAYGVAVRYVMGKLDPLVVFAVICAYTSIPLLAMAPLGNPASVLGLKAVPMIVLIVSGLLGVAVAHGLYYIAVQRLGVVVTSMTLTATPFVSIVGSSIWLGERFTAGLWVAGSVLAIGTGCALWSQQHLPEAPKDEAMAETAGQP from the coding sequence TTGCAACCCTCAACGTTGCGGGCACCCAACGTTGAGGGTAACCTCCCCGGCTTTGCCCGTCGTGCGGCACGGCTGTTTGCCACGCCATGTGGCATGCTCTTCGTGTTTCTCGGCGGCATGCTCCCAGGAGTCACGGCCATAACTCGCAAACTCGACATCCCTGCATTGGCTTGCCTGGCCGGTGCAACGCTCTGCTGGGGCAGCGTCCCGGTCATGCTTGGCTATTTGGCTGATCCGAACCTCGTTCCGGACGGCTACACCGCCAACGCCGTTCGGTATCCGATCTCCGCGCTGGCGTACCTGCCGTGGCTGGTGGTGGCCATTCGCAGGGGCGGACTCGGACGCTTCTGGCTGACCGCTCTGATTCCCAGCGCGGTCAACGTTGCCGGTCAGACGCTCTGGGGGCTGGCACCGTATTACCTGCCTCCGGGCCAGTTCGCCTTTCTCTTTCGCCTTTCGGCCCTGTTCGGCGTTCTTGGGGCCTTCTGGCTGTTTCGGGATGAGCGACGGCTGGCTCGCAGCCCTCTCTTCTGGGTCGGGGCCATCCTGGCGACGATCGGATTCGGCACCATGTCCGCGCTGATTCTGACCGGCGGCACGGCAATCCGCCCGGCCGGAATCGTGATCATATTCTTGTGCTCGCTCTGCTACGGCGCCTATGGCGTTGCGGTCCGCTATGTGATGGGGAAGCTCGATCCGTTGGTCGTGTTCGCGGTGATCTGCGCGTACACCTCCATCCCGCTGCTGGCGATGGCCCCGCTGGGCAATCCGGCCTCGGTTCTCGGCCTGAAAGCGGTGCCGATGATCGTTCTCATCGTCTCCGGGCTGCTGGGCGTGGCCGTGGCGCACGGCCTCTACTACATCGCCGTGCAACGGCTCGGAGTGGTGGTCACCTCGATGACCCTGACGGCCACGCCGTTCGTGTCAATCGTCGGCTCGTCGATTTGGCTGGGAGAGCGGTTCACAGCGGGATTGTGGGTGGCCGGATCGGTTCTGGCGATCGGCACCGGTTGCGCGCTGTGGTCACAGCAGCACCTGCCGGAGGCCCCCAAAGACGAAGCAATGGCCGAGACCGCCGGCCAACCGTGA
- a CDS encoding ATP-binding protein has product MQRDRQSMGNRMSDNPMTSFISSLCQHAGITIIATDEQFVIRFWNSAAERMFGQPASAAIGQPIWLIIPPERHGLAQRMLERAVTRGETSEVELRRTGPDGRKHYLAVTISPVPDEHHHVVGVSICVRDVTKGMDLMRDVAETQRMSALGSMSGAIAHHFNNLLGGALTALDFVQDSFEVETLRRGLRTALTALSRVSEITLALLTFAEGDRTDSPTDDVVDTVRQFVAGRRKEWARNRISVETELRPLRAKLPAKRLMTLLRILTTNACEAMVGGGTLRIELSKGPGMTVVLRVRDTGAGVPEEQIRHVFEPFFTTKRAVNPEDPEHIGLGLAVAYGLVKGMGGTITLEPGDPKGTVCTVCLPVHLEASG; this is encoded by the coding sequence TTGCAGCGCGATCGTCAGAGCATGGGCAACCGGATGTCCGACAACCCGATGACATCTTTTATCTCCAGCCTGTGCCAACACGCGGGCATTACCATCATCGCCACGGATGAGCAGTTCGTGATCCGGTTCTGGAACAGCGCCGCGGAGCGGATGTTCGGACAACCGGCATCGGCGGCGATCGGACAACCGATCTGGCTGATCATTCCGCCTGAACGTCACGGCTTGGCCCAACGCATGCTCGAACGGGCGGTGACACGCGGAGAAACCAGCGAAGTGGAACTGCGGCGGACGGGCCCCGACGGCCGCAAGCACTACTTGGCCGTGACCATCTCCCCTGTGCCTGACGAGCACCATCACGTGGTCGGCGTCTCGATCTGTGTCCGCGATGTTACCAAGGGCATGGACCTCATGCGCGACGTGGCCGAGACCCAGAGGATGTCGGCCCTCGGGTCGATGTCCGGAGCGATCGCTCACCATTTCAACAACCTTCTCGGCGGCGCCCTGACCGCCCTCGACTTCGTTCAGGATTCCTTTGAGGTGGAGACGCTTCGCCGCGGTCTTCGCACCGCCTTGACGGCGCTCAGCCGCGTCAGCGAAATAACTCTTGCCCTCCTTACCTTTGCCGAGGGAGACCGCACCGACAGCCCGACGGACGACGTCGTCGACACCGTCCGGCAGTTTGTGGCCGGCCGACGCAAGGAATGGGCCCGAAACCGCATTTCCGTCGAGACCGAACTGCGACCTCTCAGGGCGAAGCTTCCAGCGAAACGCCTGATGACTCTCTTGCGAATCCTCACGACCAATGCCTGCGAGGCCATGGTCGGCGGAGGGACGCTCCGTATCGAGCTCAGCAAAGGACCCGGCATGACTGTGGTTCTTCGCGTCCGTGATACCGGAGCGGGTGTGCCCGAGGAGCAAATCCGCCACGTCTTCGAACCCTTCTTCACGACCAAGAGGGCTGTCAATCCGGAAGACCCGGAGCATATCGGCCTGGGCCTGGCCGTTGCCTATGGATTGGTGAAAGGCATGGGCGGCACAATTACTCTGGAGCCCGGCGATCCGAAAGGCACGGTGTGTACGGTCTGCCTGCCTGTTCACCTGGAAGCCTCCGGTTGA
- a CDS encoding DUF1571 domain-containing protein, whose amino-acid sequence MIETQPRRRRGRHIKIIIGLIVLAGVLVHVREPWARKTQPAADASESATSSQRNAAFAALVPLHAHLGESIEERAARDPIHFFEDAVEYYDSAVRDYTCVFTKQERIGGKLGPEQVTNAMFREKPFSVRLEWTRNADKCDRVLYVADRWVENNQQMAVVEPGAVARLFVSHVMRPIHGKDAMRSSRRTIDQFGLRNTLCLALKYAKLSREHGTLDFKYRGKSQVDGRETLLFERRLPYTGEGGEWPDRLLLIHLDKEMLVPTLCLCYADDEQQVLLGKYMTTNIKLNVNLPDSVFTKEGMGL is encoded by the coding sequence ATGATCGAAACTCAACCCCGTCGCCGCCGCGGACGTCACATCAAGATCATCATCGGTCTCATCGTGCTCGCCGGAGTGCTTGTCCATGTGCGCGAGCCTTGGGCTCGCAAGACGCAGCCGGCCGCCGACGCGTCCGAGTCGGCAACATCCTCTCAGCGCAACGCGGCCTTCGCGGCCCTCGTTCCCTTGCATGCCCACTTGGGCGAGTCCATCGAGGAGCGAGCCGCTCGAGACCCGATTCATTTCTTCGAAGATGCCGTCGAGTACTACGATAGTGCCGTTCGCGATTACACCTGCGTCTTCACCAAACAGGAGAGGATCGGCGGCAAGCTCGGCCCGGAGCAGGTAACCAACGCCATGTTCCGCGAGAAACCCTTCAGCGTGCGGCTGGAGTGGACCAGGAACGCCGACAAGTGCGATCGCGTCCTCTACGTCGCCGACCGCTGGGTCGAGAACAATCAGCAGATGGCCGTCGTTGAGCCGGGGGCGGTCGCCAGGCTCTTCGTCAGCCATGTGATGCGCCCCATCCATGGCAAGGATGCGATGAGGTCATCCCGCCGGACGATTGACCAGTTTGGATTGCGAAACACGCTCTGCCTGGCACTCAAGTACGCCAAGCTTTCCAGGGAACATGGGACGCTGGATTTCAAGTACAGGGGCAAGAGCCAGGTCGACGGCCGGGAAACGTTGCTCTTCGAGCGGCGACTGCCCTATACCGGCGAAGGCGGTGAGTGGCCCGATCGCCTCCTGCTCATCCATTTGGACAAGGAGATGCTCGTCCCAACCCTGTGCCTGTGCTACGCGGACGACGAGCAGCAGGTTCTCCTCGGCAAGTACATGACCACCAACATCAAACTCAATGTGAATCTGCCGGATTCGGTGTTCACGAAGGAGGGCATGGGACTCTAG
- a CDS encoding SagB/ThcOx family dehydrogenase, with translation MIRTQAHACYCAMAIGVSVLGGPGVSTTRPQDRKPLPPADLSGKMPLEQTIATRRSIREFAPRPLTPEQIGQLCWAGQGITDRSSGYRAAPSAGALYPVELYLVTREGIDHYLPRDHALMPHQAGDVRRELQRASIDQDCVGDAPLTIVIAAVVDRSARKYRGRAERYCFIEAGHVAQNILLQATALGLSGVPVGAFEDERVAQVLQLPKDARVLYLLPIGYPPGGER, from the coding sequence ATGATCAGAACACAAGCTCATGCTTGCTACTGCGCGATGGCTATCGGTGTGTCAGTTCTGGGAGGACCAGGCGTGTCCACCACAAGGCCGCAAGACCGCAAACCATTGCCCCCCGCGGATCTGTCCGGCAAGATGCCCCTCGAACAGACCATCGCAACGCGACGTTCCATTCGAGAGTTTGCCCCCAGGCCCCTGACGCCCGAGCAGATCGGCCAACTCTGCTGGGCCGGTCAAGGCATCACCGACCGCTCCTCCGGCTACCGCGCCGCTCCGTCGGCCGGGGCCCTGTATCCCGTCGAGCTCTACCTGGTGACCCGCGAAGGCATTGACCATTACCTGCCTCGCGACCATGCACTCATGCCGCACCAGGCCGGCGACGTTCGCCGTGAACTCCAACGGGCCAGCATCGATCAGGACTGTGTGGGCGATGCCCCCTTGACGATCGTTATCGCCGCCGTCGTTGATCGCTCGGCCCGCAAGTACCGAGGCCGGGCCGAACGCTACTGCTTCATCGAGGCCGGACATGTGGCCCAGAATATCCTCCTCCAGGCGACCGCCCTCGGCCTGAGCGGCGTACCAGTCGGGGCGTTCGAGGATGAGCGGGTGGCCCAAGTCCTTCAACTTCCCAAGGACGCCCGCGTCCTCTATCTGTTGCCAATAGGTTACCCGCCCGGCGGGGAACGATGA